From a single Mesorhizobium shangrilense genomic region:
- a CDS encoding biotin--[acetyl-CoA-carboxylase] ligase, which yields MAFRLAPTSASEGFRLEAHDSVGSTNAVALDHARAGDPGNLWVVSKKQENGRGRRGRAWLSPEGNLAATLLVITKAELRLAATLGFVAGLALSDALDAVVPKGRIAVGLDGASEGRNRFELKWPNDVLASGAKLAGILLESAVLEGGRFGVAVGIGVNVVAFPDDLPYPATSLGALGATCDAETLFLALSDAWSENARLWNDGRGLSAIRQRWLKRAAGLGGQVAVRIDGNVVRGTFETIDEDCRFVIRDDQGSVLTIAAGDVHFGAVASARV from the coding sequence ATGGCATTTCGGCTGGCTCCAACCTCGGCGTCGGAAGGGTTCCGGCTCGAGGCGCATGACAGCGTCGGCTCCACCAATGCGGTGGCGCTCGACCATGCAAGGGCAGGTGACCCCGGCAATTTATGGGTCGTCTCCAAGAAGCAGGAAAACGGGCGTGGCCGGCGTGGCCGTGCCTGGTTGTCGCCCGAGGGCAATCTGGCGGCGACGCTGCTTGTCATCACCAAGGCCGAGCTCAGGCTCGCGGCGACACTCGGTTTTGTCGCTGGCCTGGCTCTCTCCGATGCATTGGATGCTGTCGTGCCGAAGGGCCGGATCGCTGTAGGACTCGACGGCGCCAGCGAAGGCCGAAATCGCTTCGAACTGAAATGGCCCAATGATGTGTTGGCCTCCGGCGCCAAGCTTGCCGGCATACTGCTGGAATCGGCGGTGCTGGAAGGCGGCCGTTTCGGCGTTGCGGTCGGCATCGGCGTCAATGTTGTGGCTTTTCCCGACGATCTGCCTTATCCGGCGACATCGCTTGGCGCGTTGGGGGCGACATGCGATGCGGAAACGCTGTTCCTGGCGCTGTCGGATGCCTGGAGCGAGAATGCCCGGCTGTGGAATGACGGACGCGGGCTTTCCGCGATCAGGCAGCGTTGGCTGAAGCGTGCCGCGGGGCTTGGTGGGCAGGTTGCTGTCAGAATTGACGGTAATGTGGTGCGCGGTACATTCGAAACCATTGACGAGGACTGCCGTTTCGTGATCCGCGACGATCAGGGCTCGGTTCTGACGATCGCCGCCGGCGACGTCCATTTCGGCGCGGTTGCGTCGGCCCGTGTTTGA
- a CDS encoding ribonuclease J, translating into MAKAENAELVFVPLGGVGEIGMNFALYGYGPANAREWIVIDVGVTFPDASLPGVDLVLPDTRFIEENLANLRGIIITHAHEDHYGALLDTWPKIKAPVWMTPFSAGLLEAKRQGEQGAPKIPVTIYKAGETFTVGPFQIEAIPVAHSIPEPMSLAITTPLGTVIHTGDWKIDPEPTIGPKTDEARFRAYGEKGVLALICDSTNALREGESPSEVAVGEGLKGVIQSAKGRVAVTTFSSNVGRIVSIARAARDAGRQCLVLGRSLKRVIDVAGELGYMDGLPEFIGEEDYGFIPRENLVIICTGSQGEPLAALAKLSREEMKSVSLTAGDTVVFSSRTIPGNEKAILEIKNRLIDLGIKIIEDGDALVHVSGHPRRSELRKMYEWVRPQIGVPVHGEAAHLVAQGSLMSMSGIGQVAQVRDGDMLRLAPGAATIIDQVPFGRVYKDGRLIGTDQAMGIRDRRKLSFAGHVAVNVVLDDKYELAGDPDLVAIGVAEADASGETLEDLMIDAAVGAVDSIPRQRRKDLDLVQEAVRRAVRGAANEAWGKKPLVTVFVTR; encoded by the coding sequence ATGGCGAAAGCGGAAAACGCTGAACTCGTCTTCGTGCCACTCGGCGGCGTCGGCGAGATCGGCATGAACTTCGCACTCTATGGCTACGGTCCGGCCAATGCGCGCGAATGGATCGTCATCGATGTCGGCGTGACCTTTCCCGATGCCAGCCTGCCGGGCGTCGACCTGGTGCTGCCCGACACGCGCTTCATCGAGGAGAACCTCGCCAATCTGCGCGGCATCATCATCACCCATGCGCATGAAGACCATTATGGTGCGTTGCTCGACACCTGGCCGAAGATCAAGGCGCCGGTCTGGATGACGCCGTTCAGCGCCGGCTTGCTGGAAGCCAAGCGCCAGGGCGAACAGGGCGCGCCGAAAATCCCGGTGACAATCTACAAGGCGGGCGAGACGTTCACCGTCGGTCCGTTCCAGATCGAGGCGATCCCGGTCGCGCATTCGATTCCAGAACCGATGTCGCTGGCCATCACCACCCCGCTCGGCACGGTCATTCACACCGGCGACTGGAAGATCGATCCGGAACCGACGATTGGACCCAAGACCGACGAAGCGCGTTTTCGCGCTTACGGCGAGAAGGGTGTTCTGGCACTGATCTGCGATTCGACCAATGCGCTGCGGGAAGGCGAGTCTCCCTCGGAAGTGGCGGTTGGAGAAGGCCTCAAAGGCGTTATCCAGAGCGCCAAGGGCCGCGTCGCCGTCACTACATTCTCCTCCAATGTGGGACGTATCGTTTCCATCGCCCGGGCGGCGCGCGATGCCGGCCGCCAGTGCCTGGTGCTGGGCCGCTCGCTCAAGCGCGTCATCGATGTGGCCGGCGAGCTCGGCTACATGGACGGCCTGCCCGAATTCATCGGCGAGGAGGATTACGGCTTCATCCCGCGCGAGAACCTGGTCATCATCTGCACCGGCAGCCAGGGCGAGCCGCTGGCGGCACTTGCGAAACTGTCGCGTGAGGAGATGAAGTCGGTGTCGCTGACGGCCGGCGATACCGTGGTGTTTTCATCGCGCACCATTCCCGGCAATGAGAAGGCGATCCTCGAAATCAAGAACCGGCTCATCGACCTTGGCATCAAGATCATCGAGGATGGCGATGCGCTGGTGCATGTTTCCGGCCATCCGCGCCGCAGCGAATTGCGCAAGATGTATGAATGGGTGCGTCCTCAGATCGGCGTTCCCGTCCATGGCGAGGCCGCGCATCTGGTCGCGCAGGGATCGCTGATGTCGATGTCCGGCATCGGCCAGGTGGCGCAGGTGCGCGACGGCGACATGCTGCGGCTTGCTCCTGGCGCCGCCACCATCATCGACCAGGTACCATTCGGCCGTGTCTACAAGGACGGCAGGCTGATCGGCACCGACCAGGCGATGGGCATTCGTGACCGGCGCAAGCTGTCCTTTGCCGGCCATGTTGCGGTCAACGTCGTGCTGGACGACAAGTACGAACTGGCCGGCGACCCCGATCTGGTCGCGATTGGCGTCGCCGAAGCCGATGCCAGCGGCGAGACGCTCGAGGACCTGATGATCGATGCGGCGGTCGGCGCGGTGGACTCAATTCCCCGTCAGCGCCGGAAAGACCTCGACCTAGTGCAGGAGGCGGTGCGTCGCGCCGTGCGCGGCGCCGCCAACGAAGCCTGGGGCAAGAAGCCGCTGGTGACGGTGTTTGTCACAAGGTGA
- the mce gene encoding methylmalonyl-CoA epimerase, translated as MLGRLNHVALAVPDLTAAVAAYRNTLGAHVAEPLALPEHGVTVVFVDVGNTKIELLEPLGEGSPIAAFLEKSPSGGMHHLCYEVEDILAARDQLKAAGARVLGDGNPKLGAHGKPVLFLHPKDFFGTLIELEQS; from the coding sequence ATGCTCGGACGCCTGAACCATGTGGCGCTTGCCGTACCGGACCTGACTGCCGCTGTTGCCGCCTATCGCAATACGCTGGGCGCCCACGTGGCCGAGCCTCTGGCGCTGCCCGAACATGGCGTCACCGTGGTGTTTGTCGATGTCGGCAACACCAAGATCGAATTGCTGGAGCCGCTGGGCGAGGGGTCGCCGATCGCTGCGTTCCTCGAGAAGAGCCCTTCCGGCGGCATGCATCATCTGTGCTACGAAGTGGAGGACATCCTGGCTGCTCGAGATCAGCTCAAGGCCGCCGGTGCGCGTGTGTTGGGTGACGGAAACCCGAAGCTCGGTGCGCATGGCAAGCCGGTGCTGTTCCTGCATCCCAAGGATTTCTTCGGCACTCTGATCGAACTGGAACAATCATGA
- a CDS encoding DUF1467 family protein, protein MSWVSFTALFFATWWVVLFAVLPFSVRTQDDDHDVTLGTVPSAPRGPHMLRAIIRTTLATAVVMGIFYGLTHGLGYSLDEIPHIIPEASQAPAK, encoded by the coding sequence ATGAGCTGGGTTTCGTTCACCGCGCTGTTCTTCGCAACCTGGTGGGTTGTGTTGTTCGCCGTGCTGCCGTTCAGCGTCAGGACGCAGGACGACGATCATGACGTGACGCTGGGCACGGTTCCGAGTGCGCCGCGCGGGCCGCATATGCTGCGCGCCATCATCCGCACCACCCTCGCGACGGCGGTTGTCATGGGCATTTTCTATGGCCTGACGCACGGACTTGGGTACAGTCTCGACGAGATCCCGCACATCATCCCGGAAGCGTCGCAGGCACCTGCAAAATAG
- the proS gene encoding proline--tRNA ligase produces the protein MRLSRYFLPILKENPREAEIVSHRLMLRAGMIRQQGQGSFSWLPLGKRVLDKVCQIIREEQDRAGALEILMPTIQSAELWRESGRYDDYGKEMLRIKDRQDRDMLYGPTNEEVVTEIVRAYVKSYKDLPLNLYHIQWKFRDEVRPRFGVMRSREFLMKDAYSFDLDFEGAKAAYNRMFVSYLRTFTRMGLQAIPMRADTGPIGGDLSHEFIILAETGESQVYCEREYLSLPVPGADTNFSDDTEIADIVKTWTTPYAATDEMHDEAAWAKVGESDRVSARGIEVGHIFHFGDKYSKPMGAKVTGPDGKDHFVSGGSYGIGPSRLVAAIIEASHDDNGIIWPEAVAPFDIGLINMKVGDAECDRVCGELHAAFVAAGKDVLYDDTDQRPGGKFATADLIGLPWQVIVGPRGVAAGEIEIKNRKTGERETLPLAEAKKRFGAAA, from the coding sequence ATGCGTTTGTCGCGCTATTTCCTGCCCATCCTCAAAGAAAATCCTCGCGAGGCCGAAATCGTCTCGCACCGGCTGATGCTGCGTGCCGGCATGATCCGCCAGCAGGGGCAAGGCAGCTTTTCCTGGCTGCCACTGGGCAAGCGGGTGCTGGACAAGGTCTGCCAGATCATTCGCGAGGAGCAGGACCGCGCCGGTGCGCTCGAAATCCTGATGCCGACGATCCAGTCCGCCGAGTTGTGGCGCGAAAGCGGCCGCTATGACGACTATGGCAAGGAGATGCTGCGCATCAAGGACCGCCAGGACCGCGACATGCTCTATGGTCCGACCAATGAGGAAGTGGTCACCGAGATCGTGCGCGCCTATGTGAAGTCCTACAAGGACCTGCCGCTCAATCTCTACCACATCCAGTGGAAATTCCGCGACGAGGTGCGGCCCCGCTTCGGCGTGATGCGCTCGCGCGAATTCCTGATGAAGGACGCCTATTCCTTCGATCTCGACTTCGAGGGCGCCAAGGCGGCCTACAACCGCATGTTCGTGTCCTATCTCAGAACGTTCACGCGCATGGGCCTGCAGGCGATTCCGATGCGGGCGGATACCGGCCCTATCGGCGGTGACCTCAGCCACGAATTCATCATCTTGGCCGAAACCGGCGAGAGCCAGGTCTACTGCGAGCGTGAGTACCTTTCGCTGCCCGTGCCGGGCGCGGACACCAACTTCTCCGATGACACCGAGATCGCCGACATCGTCAAGACATGGACGACGCCTTACGCCGCCACCGACGAAATGCACGACGAGGCGGCCTGGGCAAAAGTCGGCGAAAGCGACAGGGTCTCGGCACGCGGCATCGAGGTTGGCCACATCTTCCATTTCGGCGACAAATACTCAAAGCCGATGGGCGCCAAGGTGACCGGGCCTGACGGCAAGGATCACTTCGTGTCGGGAGGTTCCTACGGCATCGGGCCGTCGCGGCTCGTCGCGGCGATCATCGAGGCCAGCCATGACGACAACGGCATCATCTGGCCCGAGGCGGTCGCGCCCTTCGATATCGGCCTGATCAACATGAAGGTGGGCGACGCCGAATGCGACCGCGTCTGCGGCGAGCTTCATGCGGCCTTCGTCGCTGCCGGCAAGGACGTGCTCTATGATGACACCGACCAGCGGCCGGGCGGCAAGTTCGCCACCGCCGACCTGATCGGCTTGCCTTGGCAGGTGATCGTGGGACCGCGCGGCGTGGCCGCGGGCGAGATCGAGATCAAGAACCGCAAGACAGGCGAGCGCGAGACGCTGCCCCTGGCCGAAGCGAAGAAGCGATTCGGTGCCGCCGCATGA
- a CDS encoding lipoprotein-releasing ABC transporter permease subunit, whose amino-acid sequence MSEAAVARSAGAGPFSVFERMVAWRYLRSRRKETVISVIASISFLGIMLGVATLIVVMAVMNGFRAELLTRILGVNGHLIVQPIDTPLEDYAQVAGRINGVAGVKYAIPLIDGQVLAQGSVGGGAGALVRGIRGEDLSKISIVASNIKQGTIANFDASDGVAIGSRMAENLGLALGDTITLISPNGDVTPLGTTPRMKGYKVNAIFEVGMSEYDSSIVYMPFPEAQLYFNMDRQAQTIEIYVDNPDDVDALKPKVEEAAQRPVFLTDWRERNQTFFSALQVERNVMFMILTLIVLVAALNIISGLIMLVKDKGHDIAILRTMGASRGAILRIFLMTGAAIGVVGTIAGVLLGVVICLNIERIREFFSWVSGTVLFNPELYFLSQLPARMDASETISVVIMALVLSFLATLFPAWRAARLDPVEALRYE is encoded by the coding sequence ATGAGCGAGGCCGCGGTAGCGAGATCAGCGGGCGCCGGCCCTTTTTCCGTCTTCGAGCGCATGGTGGCGTGGCGCTATTTGCGCTCGCGGCGCAAAGAGACGGTGATCTCCGTCATCGCCTCGATCTCTTTCCTCGGCATCATGCTGGGGGTGGCCACGCTGATCGTCGTCATGGCGGTCATGAACGGGTTTCGCGCTGAACTTTTGACGCGCATCCTCGGCGTCAACGGCCACCTGATCGTGCAGCCGATCGACACGCCGCTGGAAGACTATGCGCAGGTCGCCGGCCGTATCAACGGCGTGGCCGGCGTCAAATATGCCATTCCACTGATCGACGGACAGGTGCTGGCGCAAGGCAGTGTCGGCGGCGGCGCCGGCGCGCTGGTGCGTGGCATACGCGGTGAAGATCTCAGCAAGATCTCGATCGTCGCCAGCAATATCAAGCAGGGCACGATCGCCAATTTCGACGCCAGCGACGGTGTCGCCATCGGCAGCCGCATGGCGGAGAATCTCGGCCTCGCGCTCGGCGACACCATCACGCTGATTTCGCCCAACGGCGACGTGACGCCGCTCGGCACGACGCCGCGCATGAAGGGCTACAAGGTCAACGCCATCTTCGAAGTCGGCATGTCCGAGTATGACAGTTCCATCGTCTATATGCCGTTTCCAGAAGCACAGCTCTATTTCAACATGGACAGGCAAGCGCAGACGATCGAGATCTATGTCGACAATCCCGATGATGTCGACGCGCTGAAGCCGAAGGTGGAAGAGGCGGCGCAGCGGCCGGTCTTCCTGACCGACTGGCGCGAGCGCAACCAGACGTTCTTCTCCGCCCTCCAGGTCGAACGCAACGTGATGTTCATGATCCTGACGCTGATCGTGCTGGTGGCCGCCCTCAACATCATTTCCGGCCTGATCATGCTGGTGAAGGACAAGGGCCACGACATCGCCATCCTGAGGACGATGGGGGCTTCGCGAGGAGCCATCCTGCGTATCTTCCTGATGACGGGGGCCGCCATCGGCGTGGTCGGCACCATCGCCGGCGTTTTGCTTGGCGTCGTCATCTGTCTCAACATCGAGCGGATCCGCGAATTCTTCTCCTGGGTCTCGGGCACGGTGCTGTTCAATCCGGAACTCTATTTCCTGAGCCAGCTGCCCGCCCGCATGGACGCCAGCGAGACGATCTCGGTGGTGATCATGGCGCTGGTGCTGTCGTTCTTGGCAACCCTGTTTCCGGCGTGGCGCGCGGCCAGGCTCGATCCTGTCGAAGCCCTGAGGTACGAATGA
- a CDS encoding ABC transporter ATP-binding protein: MMAEAIIELKSVERHYVQGPRKLTILNGVDFSLKRGEMVALVAPSGTGKSTLLHTAGLLERPDAGDVILAGRACGRLSDDERTAIRRNDIGFVYQFHHLLPEFSALENIMMPQLIKGLSRKEASERAAQLLDYMQIGKRALHRPSELSGGEQQRVAIARAVANAPLVLFADEPTGNLDPVTALYVFEALGALVKQSGLAALIATHNHELASRMDRRVTLADGKVVPLGSG, from the coding sequence ATGATGGCCGAGGCCATTATCGAGTTGAAGAGCGTCGAGCGGCACTATGTCCAGGGGCCGCGCAAGCTCACCATCCTCAACGGGGTCGATTTTTCGCTGAAGCGCGGAGAGATGGTGGCGCTGGTGGCGCCATCCGGCACCGGCAAGTCGACGCTCCTGCACACCGCCGGCTTGCTGGAGCGACCCGATGCCGGCGACGTCATCCTGGCCGGCCGCGCCTGCGGGCGTCTTTCCGACGATGAGCGTACCGCGATCCGCCGCAACGATATTGGTTTCGTCTACCAGTTCCATCATCTGCTGCCGGAATTCTCGGCGCTCGAAAACATCATGATGCCGCAGCTGATCAAGGGGCTGTCGCGCAAGGAAGCCTCTGAACGCGCGGCGCAACTGCTCGACTATATGCAGATCGGCAAGCGCGCGCTGCACCGCCCGTCCGAATTGTCCGGCGGCGAGCAACAGCGCGTCGCCATTGCACGCGCGGTTGCCAATGCGCCGCTGGTCCTGTTCGCCGACGAGCCGACAGGCAATCTCGACCCTGTCACTGCTTTGTATGTGTTCGAGGCGCTGGGTGCGCTGGTCAAGCAATCGGGCCTTGCGGCACTGATCGCCACCCACAATCACGAACTGGCCTCGCGCATGGACCGCCGTGTTACGCTGGCAGACGGCAAGGTGGTGCCTCTCGGCTCGGGCTGA
- a CDS encoding tetratricopeptide repeat protein yields MAWRFLGILAIGLIPVAFVSGISDAANADVERCIHSKTPNDKVYYCSIALRGRSGGEMTDRLLLRRGNALMQLGIFSEAVKDFSRLIAANPTVAGYVDNRMAALRSLGLLQEALADANHAVDMAPHKAFVYHRRGLVFEDLKQFPAALSDFNQAISLDPNNAGFMVERARIKVEAGRTNEAIEDLSRAIAQDPGNLAALKQRGMAHLALGDLDSAANDLLAYSRAVPGDPDVATAIATIKPAMGKPSRQLDVSRGD; encoded by the coding sequence ATGGCTTGGCGGTTTCTTGGAATTTTGGCGATAGGCCTGATCCCAGTCGCTTTCGTTAGTGGCATTTCGGACGCCGCCAACGCCGACGTGGAGCGCTGCATTCATTCGAAGACACCGAACGACAAGGTCTATTATTGCTCAATTGCATTGAGGGGTAGATCTGGCGGTGAGATGACGGACCGCCTTCTTCTTCGAAGGGGCAATGCGCTCATGCAACTCGGAATATTTTCCGAAGCTGTCAAAGATTTCTCACGTCTCATCGCAGCGAATCCGACTGTGGCTGGCTATGTTGACAATCGCATGGCCGCCCTACGATCCCTCGGCCTTCTTCAAGAGGCTCTCGCGGACGCCAATCACGCAGTAGACATGGCGCCGCACAAAGCCTTTGTCTATCACAGGCGTGGCCTTGTTTTTGAAGACCTGAAACAGTTTCCTGCGGCTTTGAGCGATTTCAACCAAGCAATCTCCCTCGACCCCAACAACGCGGGATTCATGGTTGAACGAGCAAGAATCAAAGTGGAAGCCGGCCGTACAAATGAGGCTATCGAGGACCTTTCTCGCGCCATTGCCCAAGACCCCGGCAATTTGGCCGCCCTCAAGCAGCGCGGTATGGCGCACCTCGCCCTTGGTGATCTCGACTCTGCGGCAAACGATCTTCTGGCCTACAGTCGGGCCGTTCCCGGTGATCCGGACGTCGCAACTGCGATTGCGACCATCAAGCCCGCTATGGGCAAGCCTTCAAGGCAGCTTGATGTCAGTCGCGGCGACTAG
- a CDS encoding nuclear transport factor 2 family protein: protein MTDREDFLAWVKTSLYQAELALHNGDPAPRRALWSHREPVSVLGAWRNANGQAEVDDLFAHLGKSFSNCTSFVFEVQAYEVIGDMAYTAGLERTSVSVDGKPRTYTLRVTQVYRREDGQWRVVHRHGDTVAE from the coding sequence ATGACGGACCGGGAAGACTTCCTGGCGTGGGTGAAGACCTCGCTGTACCAAGCCGAGCTTGCCCTCCACAACGGTGACCCGGCGCCACGCCGGGCGCTCTGGTCCCATCGTGAGCCGGTCAGCGTTCTCGGTGCGTGGCGCAACGCCAACGGTCAAGCCGAGGTTGATGACCTCTTCGCCCATCTGGGAAAGAGCTTCTCGAACTGCACGTCATTCGTCTTCGAGGTGCAGGCGTACGAAGTAATCGGCGACATGGCCTACACAGCTGGGCTGGAGCGCACGTCCGTTTCGGTCGACGGTAAGCCGCGCACATACACGTTGCGCGTCACTCAGGTCTATCGCCGGGAGGACGGCCAGTGGAGAGTCGTCCACCGTCATGGCGACACCGTGGCCGAATGA
- a CDS encoding site-2 protease family protein, which yields MSPIVTAILVAANLGLIFLLMTVPLGLRTVRISRLVKMDRQRLWQALWPLGSDAGWSGEILSAESLGAGGMVRIRLSWEGRDGQPIERTVMLEDVEEYSRFSMRVIEDTALDSSFWADYRETTELVSEGAGTRVILSQTDRYRGMAFLVFRYFAMRRELGKLEIWARTGAYRKGGWFEHPLSQVGFAILSALILWPFFGLNLGGLALAAILTSVVALHELGHMAAFRLTGHRKARMIFIPLLGGIAIGGRPYDSRFEVAFVALMGAGFSAFLVPLLMAASILAGGEGHRLAAALLTTLAGCAALFNIANLVPVWKFDGGQVLRQICPGPIVLALASFSLLSAFLALGSRAGFSSNFLLGTGAVFAILSLLTMRSGVKPRHELKPIRTFDRFVMAAALLAVFAIHGYGVLWASARLI from the coding sequence GTGTCGCCCATCGTCACGGCCATTCTCGTGGCCGCCAATCTCGGGCTGATTTTTCTGCTGATGACCGTGCCGCTCGGTTTGCGCACGGTCAGGATCAGCCGCCTGGTGAAGATGGACCGGCAACGCCTCTGGCAGGCGCTGTGGCCGCTTGGGAGCGACGCCGGCTGGTCCGGCGAGATCCTTTCCGCCGAATCGCTGGGTGCTGGCGGCATGGTCCGGATAAGACTTTCCTGGGAGGGGCGCGACGGCCAACCCATCGAGCGCACGGTGATGCTCGAGGATGTGGAGGAGTACAGCCGCTTCTCGATGCGCGTTATCGAAGACACGGCTTTGGATTCGTCCTTCTGGGCGGACTATCGCGAAACCACCGAATTGGTCTCCGAGGGTGCTGGGACGCGGGTGATTCTCAGCCAGACCGATCGTTACCGCGGCATGGCCTTTCTGGTTTTCCGCTACTTCGCCATGCGCCGTGAGCTTGGCAAGTTGGAGATCTGGGCCAGGACCGGCGCGTATCGCAAGGGCGGCTGGTTCGAGCATCCGCTCAGCCAGGTCGGTTTTGCCATTCTTTCGGCACTCATCCTGTGGCCGTTCTTCGGATTGAACCTTGGTGGCCTGGCACTGGCCGCGATCCTGACATCGGTGGTCGCCCTGCACGAACTCGGCCACATGGCGGCGTTCCGACTGACAGGACATCGCAAGGCACGGATGATCTTCATTCCGCTGCTGGGCGGCATCGCCATTGGCGGGCGGCCCTATGACAGCCGTTTCGAAGTGGCGTTCGTGGCGTTGATGGGCGCGGGCTTTTCAGCCTTCCTGGTGCCGTTGCTGATGGCTGCCAGCATCCTTGCCGGCGGCGAGGGGCATCGGCTCGCGGCAGCGTTGCTGACGACGCTTGCCGGCTGCGCGGCGCTGTTCAACATCGCCAATCTGGTGCCGGTGTGGAAGTTCGATGGTGGCCAGGTGTTGCGCCAGATCTGTCCAGGCCCGATCGTGCTGGCGCTGGCCTCGTTTTCGCTGCTGTCCGCCTTTCTGGCGCTCGGGTCGCGCGCCGGCTTTTCATCCAACTTCCTGCTTGGCACCGGCGCCGTCTTTGCAATCCTCAGCCTGCTGACGATGCGCAGTGGCGTGAAACCACGCCATGAACTGAAGCCGATCCGCACCTTCGACCGATTCGTCATGGCGGCGGCGCTGCTGGCGGTGTTCGCCATCCACGGCTACGGGGTGTTGTGGGCTTCGGCACGGCTGATCTGA
- the lipB gene encoding lipoyl(octanoyl) transferase LipB, which produces MTERSQIATSFLPLPGSAPVEWRIEPGLTAYPDALAFMEARAEAIRSGAAGEMVWLVEHPPLYTAGTSARIEDLIEPDRFPVFAAGRGGEYTYHGPGQRVAYVMLDLKRRREDVRAFVAALEQWIIGTLAAFNVLGERREDRVGVWVVRPDRPALPDGSPAEDKIAAIGIRLRRWVSFHGIAINVEPDLAHFGGIVPCGVQDHGVTSLVDLGLPVTMADLDHALKSAFEDVFGPATALQAEATRKAG; this is translated from the coding sequence ATGACAGAACGCAGCCAGATAGCCACGTCGTTCCTGCCCCTGCCCGGTTCCGCGCCGGTCGAATGGCGGATCGAACCCGGCCTCACCGCCTATCCCGATGCGCTTGCCTTCATGGAGGCGCGCGCCGAAGCGATCCGAAGCGGCGCTGCCGGCGAAATGGTCTGGCTGGTCGAGCATCCGCCGCTCTACACCGCCGGCACTTCCGCCCGAATCGAAGACCTCATCGAGCCGGACCGCTTCCCGGTGTTCGCGGCCGGACGCGGTGGCGAATACACCTATCACGGGCCGGGCCAGCGGGTTGCCTATGTCATGCTCGACCTGAAGCGCCGACGCGAGGATGTGCGCGCCTTCGTCGCCGCGCTCGAACAGTGGATCATCGGCACGCTTGCCGCCTTCAATGTGCTGGGCGAACGGCGTGAGGACCGCGTCGGCGTCTGGGTGGTGCGGCCGGATCGTCCCGCACTGCCGGACGGCTCACCCGCCGAGGACAAGATTGCCGCGATTGGCATAAGGCTGCGGCGCTGGGTGAGCTTTCACGGCATCGCCATCAATGTCGAGCCGGATCTCGCGCATTTCGGCGGCATCGTGCCCTGCGGCGTTCAGGACCACGGCGTCACCAGTCTTGTCGATCTCGGCCTGCCGGTGACGATGGCCGACCTCGACCATGCCTTGAAGTCGGCATTCGAGGATGTGTTCGGACCGGCGACCGCCCTGCAGGCGGAAGCCACGCGCAAGGCTGGCTGA
- a CDS encoding outer membrane protein, with translation MKPTLLAAAVLAALTSTGAMAADVVASEPAPVAATYNWSGFYAGANIGGGWSHVDWAFLPSLNPANHSGSGVLGGLQIGYNFQNNNIVYGIEADISAADIHGGTACPNPTFSCDSKVSMLGSVRGRLGWTADRLLVYGTGGLGYGTVDISDVNSSGTVFGTKKTRAGWTAGAGIEYALDQHWTVKGEYKYFDLGRADYFTDGEFVRAKTQIHTAIIGVNYKF, from the coding sequence ATGAAACCTACGCTTCTTGCCGCTGCGGTTCTCGCCGCTCTGACCTCCACAGGAGCAATGGCCGCCGACGTTGTGGCTTCCGAGCCCGCACCGGTTGCTGCGACGTACAACTGGAGTGGGTTCTACGCTGGTGCGAACATTGGCGGCGGCTGGAGCCATGTCGACTGGGCGTTTCTGCCATCCCTAAACCCTGCCAACCACAGCGGCAGTGGCGTTTTGGGCGGCTTGCAGATTGGGTATAATTTTCAGAACAATAACATCGTCTACGGCATCGAGGCCGATATTTCCGCCGCGGACATCCATGGTGGAACTGCATGCCCCAACCCGACTTTCTCGTGCGATTCCAAGGTGAGCATGCTCGGCTCTGTGCGGGGTCGCCTCGGATGGACGGCGGACAGGTTGTTGGTCTATGGCACTGGCGGCCTTGGCTATGGAACGGTAGATATCTCCGATGTGAATTCTTCGGGAACTGTGTTCGGAACCAAGAAGACAAGGGCGGGATGGACGGCCGGAGCAGGCATTGAATATGCGCTTGATCAGCATTGGACGGTCAAGGGTGAGTACAAATATTTTGACCTCGGCAGAGCTGATTACTTCACCGATGGGGAGTTTGTTCGCGCGAAGACACAAATTCACACTGCTATAATCGGTGTGAACTACAAGTTCTGA